A genomic window from Purpureocillium takamizusanense chromosome 2, complete sequence includes:
- a CDS encoding uncharacterized protein (TransMembrane:1 (o22-43i)), which translates to MFIAARASESDADDKNHVNLNVLIPVVIVLGVFAFLFFGCLGLPWQQFLGRRFGFKRERQQSYQLDPIIQAKLENIEAGRRLSTAAHPPGHTFEASSLHGRTHIGTNSSAEASRVTIGPEATPWDPTASEPGASRYIQAPPPIYTTK; encoded by the coding sequence ATGTTCATCGCAGCGCGGGCCTCCGAgagcgatgccgacgacaagaacCACGTCAACCTTAATGTTCTTATTCCAGTCGTCATTGTCCTTGGTGTATTTGCgttcctcttcttcggctGCCTTGGTCTACCCTGGCAGCAGTTTCTGGGCCGCAGGTTCGGCTTCAAGCGTGAGCGGCAGCAGTCGTACCAGCTGGACCCCATCATCCAGGCGAAACTCGAGAACATAGAGGCGGGCCGGCGACTATCCACTGCGGCACACCCGCCAGGTCATACCTTTGAAGCATCATCGTTGCATGGCAGAACACACATCGGCACAAATAGCTCTGCAGAGGCGAGTCGGGTGACCATCGGCCCCGAAGCCACGCCGTGGGATCCTACTGCGTCAGAACCGGGCGCGTCACGGTATATACAAGCTCCACCGCCTATTTATACGACCAAGTGA
- a CDS encoding uncharacterized protein (COG:S~EggNog:ENOG503Q5UR), with amino-acid sequence MAGKMTSDPASFHVQLVSCPRLNCHTTVPYRRHSDISAVEMQLCHVCNSLTLAFLLEAPGCHGSGHGSHRDGRVLCESGAALSDSATSCVMCALMMEALSSHSPGRNNSYHARGPIALSADAIMVHPKTDPRRLNFPGAPCEGAYVTGFVVTGRSRESGQLLSGKIRLYKESFKGMDGRCDVLGRPQLSGPDGPDAFALITQWLQACRRDHSTCSTCLSGESIVESDAPPLPTRVLLIGKGHVRLVDAQGQRGRYVTLSHCWGPSLKRPLRTTKGNYESHREGILWTSLPRTFQDAITVARKIGFDYIWIDSLCIVQDDQEDWLRESGTMGSIYELADLTIAACHAADPSQGLFVPRPCRNPAVEIPSFFGGLGTRQEKVYATVRRETVEDTFPEYGPLNRRAWSTQEWLLSRRMLFYTNGTIMWSCKAVTERENGERCFNISRNTRWKTVVEHYSERLLTFPTDKLIALEGLRKALQTRTGYTFAHGVWLESLPDQLLWHATEQVHVNDAADPLDLPTWTWAHVPTSVRFLPIHRAKSLCDSISLSTDSKTLIIRSRMKRLATIKPDLSPGCEDDETSQAIAADVNATHASNTPALASFLYDETLRPIGWAVYEQLADYAAATQYWCVQLMGRVSRRGENTERREGKSTDAKLREYWVLIVRPHPDGGYVRVGAGKTYGQRWWESAPVQRIVLR; translated from the exons ATGGCTGGCAAAATGACCAGTGACCCCGCCTCATTCCATGTCCAGCTCGTAAGTTGTCCTAGGCTGAACTGTCACACGACAGTCCCGTACCGCCGACATAGTGACATTTCTGCCGTCGAAATGCAGCTTTGCCATGTCTGCAACTCCCTTACCCTTGCATTTCTTTTGGAGGCACCTGGCTGTCATGGATCTGGCCATGGCTCGCACAGAGATGGTCGAGTGCTCTGCGAAAGTGGCGCAGCACTGTCGGACTCGGCGACAAGCTGTGTCATGTGCGCATTGATGATGGAAGCTTTGTCCTCTCACAGTCCAGGTCGCAACAATTCTTATCACGCACGTGGACCAATCGCTCTATCTGCGGACGCGATAATGGTGCACCCGAAAACTGATCCAAGACGTCTTAACTTCCCAGGCGCTCCATGCGAAGGGGCCTACGTAACCGGCTTCGTTGTCACTGGCAGAAGTCGAGAGAGTGGGCAACTACTCAGCGGAAAGATTCGGCTGTACAAGGAGAGTTTCA AAGGTATGGATGGGAGATGCGACGTTCTTGGGCGGCCGCAGCTCTCAGGTCCCGATGGCCCCGATGCGTTCGCCTTGATCACGCAATGGCTGCAAGCCTGCAGGCGAGATCACAGCACGTGTAGCACGTGTTTGAGTGGCGAAAGCATTGTAGAGtccgacgcgccgccgttgccgacTCGCGTGCTGTTAATTGGCAAAGGACATGTTCGGCTAGTCGATGCCCAAGGGCAAAGAGGAAGATATGTCACTCTTAGCCATTGTTGGGGCCCCAGCTTGAAGCGCCCGTTACGAACTACAAAGGGAAACTACGAATCGCACCGCGAGGGGATACTCTGGACGTCGCTACCAAGGACCTTTCAAGATGCCATCACTGTCGCGAGGAAGATTGGCTTTGACTATATCTGGATAGACTCCTTGTGCATCGTGCAAGACGATCAAGAGGACTGGTTGCGAGAGTCAGGTACGATGGGCTCGATTTACGAACTGGCCGACCTTACGATCGCCGCCTGTCATGCAGCAGACCCAAGCCAGGGCTTGTTCGTACCGAGACCTTGTCGGAATCCGGCTGTCGAGATTCCCAGCTTCTTCGGTGGACTGGGAACACGTCAAGAGAAGGTATACGCAACAGTACGTCGCGAGACAGTAGAAGATACGTTCCCAGAGTATGGGCCACTGAATCGGCGAGCATGGTCAACCCAAGAATGGCTTCTGTCGCGACGCATGTTATTCTACACTAACGGCACCATCATGTGGTCATGCAAGGCAGTTACGGAGAGGGAAAATGGCGAGCGCTGCTTCAACATTTCGAGAAACACGCGGTGGAAGACGGTCGTCGAGCATTACAGTGAGAGGCTGCTGACTTTTCCCACCGACAAGCTGatcgcgctcgagggcctgcgcaaGGCGCTGCAGACGAGAACAGGCTATACATTCGCTCATGGTGTTTGGCTCGAGAGCTTGCCCGACCAGCTACTGTGGCACGCCACGGAACAAGTGCACGTcaacgatgccgccgaccccCTGGACTTACCAACCTGGACATGGGCTCACGTACCGACGTCTGTCAGGTTTCTACCGATTCATAGGGCAAAAAGCTTGTGCGACTCGATATCTTTGTCGACCGATTCGAAAACATTGATCATCAGATCAAGGATGAAGCGCCTGGCAACCATTAAGCCGGATCTGAGTCCCGGATGTGAGGACGACGAAACGAGCCAGGCGATTGCTGCGGACGTCAATGCCACTCACGCAAGTAACACACCTGCGCTGGCCAGCTTCCTCTATGACGAGACGTTGCGGCCCATAGGGTGGGCAGTGTATGAGCAATTGGCAGACTATGCCGCTGCGACACAATATTGGTGTGTTCAGCTTATGGGCAGGGTAAGCCGGCGTGGCGAGAATACCGAGAGGCGCGAGGGAAAGTCCACGGACGCAAAACTGCGAGAATATTGGGTTCTCATTGTGCGACCGCATCCAGACGGAGGATATGTTAGGGTTGGCGCAGGGAAGACATATGGACAGCGTTGGTGGGAGAGCGCGCCGGTACAGCGAATCGTTCTTCGCTGA
- a CDS encoding uncharacterized protein (COG:S~EggNog:ENOG503NXSJ~SECRETED:SignalP(1-19~SECRETED:cutsite=VSA-SP~SECRETED:prob=0.7729)), translating to MKSLALAAALAGQLASVSASPTVGSKVVGKRNPLGISLPPLIPSIPGVTEPLASNAPPLPILQIPTPPVDSPPFEVNTKIKPKKIGYFWTGAGDNVHKDFLVTTSLDDDTFGTIIGISDVPTSGNSPHHLGPSLDGKTLVGGGLLSLLKTQDTAFYWDTSDPYSPKFTHSNRALLSSITDEIRAKPEGGFFITYMGSALGTSPGRLVETDAKGNIIHEWPEDVEGTLNILGEQFSPHGLSIDFERDVILTSDFVVPLSILKPVSALGIQKANTLRLWRLSDRKILSTITIPHGGGIQDVKFIPGNKETAALATAVETGEVWVIYPFRKDANGKQGVAELLYDLGDKAKKSVAIYSDISDDGKWAYFTLTLGNHVAALDISDLKNPKRLDNPNQDQPIIGPHYVKISPDKKNLLVTGYFVQAGDISVLNTPGDYKGHWIDILPDGSLSFNRTIDFEDIFTKTRGGARPHSVVIFDLTDPKNPKYY from the exons ATGAAgtccctcgccctcgccgcggcccttGCCGGCCAGTTGGCTTCTGTTTCTGCCTCACCAACTGTGGGCAGCAAAGTTGTCGGCAAGCGAAATCCCCTTGGGATAAGCCTTCCTCCCCTGATTCCCTCTATTCCTGGAGTCACGGAGCCACTCGCGTCAAACGCTCCGCCCTTGCCAATCCTCCAGATCCCGACCCCTCCTGTGGACAGCCCCCCGTTTGAGGTCAATACCAAGATCAAGCCCAAGAAGATCGGCTACTTCTGgactggcgctggcgacaATGTCCACAAAGACTTTCTTGTCACAACCAGCCTTGACGAT GACACTTTCGGCACAATCATCGGAATTTCTGATGTCCCTACCAGTGGCAACTCGCCACATCATCTGGGGCCCTCGCTAGATGGCAAGACCcttgtcggtggcggccttCTGTCACTGCTCAAAACCCAGGACACAGCCTTCTACTGGGACACGAGCGACCCATACAGCCCGAAATTCACCCACAGCAACCGCGCACTACTTAGCTCCATTACGGATGAAATTCGTGCCAAGCCTGAGGG TGGCTTCTTCATCACCTACATGGGCAGTGCCCTGGGAACGTCCCCTGGTCGCTTGGTCGAGACCGATGCCAAGGGCAACATCATCCACGAGTGGCCGGAAGATGTTGAAGGAACT CTTAACATTCTTGGAGAGCAGTTCAGCCCTCACGGCCTGAGCATCGACTTTGAGAGGGATGTTATTCTGACATCTGATTTCGTCGTTCCTCTCTCCATCCTCAAACCTGTCTCCGCCCTCGGCATCCAGAAGGCCAACACCCTGCGCCTCTGGAGATTGTCTGATCGCAAGATCCTGTCCACCATTACCATTCCCCAC GGTGGCGGTATTCAGGATGTGAAGTTTATTCCAGGCAACAAGGAGACTGCTGCTCTTGCTAC TGCCGTCGAGACTGGCGAGGTCTGGGTCATCTACCCGTTCCGCAAGGATGCCAACGGCAAGCAGGGTGTGGCGGAGCTTCTTTacgacctcggcgacaaggccaagaagtCCGTTGCCATCTACTCCGACATTTCTGATGACGGCAAGTGGGCGTACTTCACCCTGACCCTTGGCAACCACGTTGCAGCTCTGGACATCTCCGACCTCAAGAACCCAAAGCGCCTGGACAATCCGAACCAGGATCAGCCCATCATCGGACCCCACTACGTCAAGATCTCTCCCGACAAGAAGAATCTGCTCGTGACGGGATACTTTGTGCAGGCTGGCGAT ATCTCCGTCCTGAACACTCCGGGTGACTACAAGGGCCACTGGATCGACATCCTGCCTGATGGGTCACTCAGCTTCAACCGCACCATCGACTTCGAGGATATTTTCACCAAGAcccgtggtggtgcc CGTCCCCACAGCGTCGTCATATTCGACCTTACTGACCCCAAGAATCCCAAGTACTACTGA
- a CDS encoding uncharacterized protein (COG:T~EggNog:ENOG503P6CN): WLILNIIHADLHLGNILLRLPREFDSLTDDQLNSRYGAPELEPVRRLDGGALPPGVPSFGVKSAWFGKPSEEIRISEAEIFLADFGEAFLPSQESRHESHTPFTIQPPEARFEPDKPLSFPADIWTMACSIWAILGQRPLFEDILATPDNTTCEQVDALGNLPPEWWNKWEARRQWFNNDGSPLKQRLQRTWEDRFEDSIQESRRREGMPVLEAEESDAIFVMLRSMLSFRPETRLTADKVLESKWMKKWALPTYENMRACSGRGQPEEVNI, translated from the coding sequence TGGCTCATTTTAAACATTATCCACGCAGATCTACACCTTGGCAACATTCTTTTGCGCCTACCTCGAGAGTTTGACTCGCTTACTGACGATCAACTCAACAGTCGTTACGGCGCACCGGAACTAGAACCTGTCCGCCGTCTTGACGGTGGCGCCCTGCCCCCCGGTGTCCCGTCTTTCGGAGTAAAGTCGGCCTGGTTTGGGAAACCAAGCGAGGAAATTCGCATATCAGAAGCCGAAATATTTTTGGCAGATTTCGGTGAAGCCTTTTTACCATCGCAAGAGTCGAGGCACGAGTCACACACACCATTCACGATCCAACCGCCGGAAGCACGATTTGAACCCGATAAGCCGCTCTCCTTTCCAGCAGACATCTGGACGATGGCTTGCAGCATTTGGGCAATCCTTGGCCAAAGGCCCCTGTTCGAAGACATCCTCGCAACGCCAGACAACACCACTTGTGAGCAAGTGGACGCCCTGGGCAACCTACCACCTGAGTGGTGGAACAAATGGGAAGCGCGTCGCCAATGGTTCAACAACGACGGGAGCCCGTTGAAACAGCGATTGCAAAGAACCTGGGAGGACCGCTTTGAAGATAGCATTCAGGAgtctcggcgacgggaggGGATGCCAGTCCTTGAggcggaggagagcgacGCCATCTTCGTCATGCTTCGGTCCATGCTGTCGTTCAGGCCTGAGACCCGACTTACCGCAGACAAGGTTTTAGAGTCCAAGTGGATGAAGAAATGGGCACTGCCAACTTATGAAAATATGCGGGCTTGTTCCGGGAGGGGCCAGCCTGAAGAAGTCAATATTTGA
- a CDS encoding uncharacterized protein (EggNog:ENOG503PTIV) — translation MGAGWLNWVTGTQDTILVGLGTSADVILQNPWTFSEATVEINLKTAFGSETVALHEINIVKLFSQQPQFLRFTWPSHAWLFSGLTLTAQCVGSNEKIVMDRYSDQNSPYLKRDRNKGFQEVWRSSEILPKSWHFAGLEAHDEH, via the exons ATGGGTGCCGGGTGGCTGAACTGGGTCACCGGAACGCAAGACACGATTCTCGTTGGCCTAGGAACTTCCGCCGACGTGATATTGCAAAATCCGTGGACATTCAGCGAGGCCACTGTAGAGATAAATCTCAAAACGGCATTTGGCTCCGAGACGGTGGCTCTCCATGAGATAAATATCGTTAAATTGTTCTCGCAGCAGCCACAATTCCTCCGGTTTACCTGGCCAAGCCACGCATGGCTCTTCTCTG GTTTGACACTTACCGCGCAATGTGTTGGTTCGAACGAAAAGATCGTGATGGATCGCTACTCAGATCAAAACTCACCATATCTCAAGCGCGATCGCAACAAGGGGTTTCAAGAGGTCTGGAGAAGTAGCGAGATACTCCCGAAATCGTGGCACTTTGCCGGCCTAGAAGCGCATGATGAACATTGA